TTCAAGTCTCAGCCAAGATCATGTATTGTTGCTTTTGGAAATTCCAGCAATCAAATTTATTGAGGGTAGAGCAAACATATTTGAAGAAAATGAAAAGATGTGGTGGGCAAATTTGTTGAATGATCTCTGTGGAAGGGTTACATTTTGTCATGACATAATTGATTCACTGCCAAGAAGTATGTTAGCAAATCATAGACAAGCTTACAGTTGGCCATGGCCATCTGGCTTGCACTCCTCTGTAttggaagaaaaaaattaaGGCTAAATCCAGTGTCATAAAATGGCAAAAGCAACTTGTTAGATCACTTGTTTGTTTGCTACTTGTTAGTTGCAAAACATTGTCTGAATTATTTGCaaattatatacactgtaattcTGATCTGTTCAATGATTAAGTTTACATTGTCCGTAGTTTTGTGTTCTGAAAGTGAAGAAAATATTTCACTATGCAATagtcacacatacatgtaacattcttatattttattatcCCTTGTTGACcatttaattttatgttttataccaACTACTTAAGTAAAGTATTTTTTCATTGTGCCAAATATTAGGTAAGTGGGGCATGATGCGCCTAGCAGAGAAAAGCTAAATTACTCTTAAAGGAAATAAAAGAGGCATGCAATAACCAGcagattaaatgaataaataataaaaaaaaaaaaaataaaaaaaaaaatctttaataattaaaaaaaaaaaaaaaacatcttgcAATCTGTTGCTATCATGCCCCACATACCACTGACAGTACCAATCAGTACCAAGTATCATGGTACTTGTCAAACTtgttttaaagatgaaaacgtGTTGTTATGAagatttatcattttaataaatcaattttgtttcaaaatacagtgttattgttgaaATGTTCAATTGCAGCATGTTATAGTGCATAAAGCTACAATTccacacagacatatattctttatttgtcTGGAATTTGTCTTAAgcatttatacaaaaaatgaaTGTCATTAACATGCAAAAACTTGGCGAATAATCCTTGCACAGTAAATAGATTTTGGTATTGAGTGTGTCCTAAGAAGACAATAACTGGACAAGTTGGTTCCTCTTGTTAATACCTGCAGTGGTGTTTGGAAATACAGGAGGATAGTTATTCACAATATTGTTTGCCATATTACCATCAAGGTAGTCTGCTACACCATCATCACACAGCACACACACATTGTGCAATACACAAGCTGATACAATTAAATGACAGACATCTTCGATATCTTCACAGTATACATCTCGCAGTCTACGAAACCTTCCTTTGATATGTCCTATTGCTCGTTCAACTGTTTGTCTGATCGACGACACTGTACGGTTGTAATGTTTCTGGGCAGCAGTTAATCTTCCACAATCTCTGAAAGGTGTCATCAAAAACCTGGACAGGGGGTATGCGCCATCACCtataaaaaatgtaacaaaatttAACTTATTTGAACAATTTTAATCAAGATTAAAATTTCAAGGGCATCCAGAATAGTTTCGTTCTTGTACtgaaaacatacaaatatcATAACTATAAACATGTCTGTAGAAATTTATCTGTAAGGAGAACAAAttgtaatcaatatattttcttaaaacattatttaacaaGTGAGTATAATTTGAACTAAGTTTTTCATGAAAGTTTATAGCACAAATTTATGAAttattggggaaaaaaaagatattacCTATTATGAAGTTGTTTCCTTCAATGATATGACCTCTCTGCAGTGCATGGTATATTGGCGAGTTGCGATAAACCCGTGCGTCATGCGTCGATCCTGGCCAGCCCACATAGCAATCTCTTATTAGGAGGCTATCATCTACGATCAGCTGCAAGACGATTGAAGGATACCCTTTTCGATTAACATAATCTGTGTCGTTACTTGGTACTTTCGTCAGCCTTATGTGGGTGCCATCTATAAATCCTATGACGTTTGGAATGCCGACTTTATCTTCAATTGCTTCAGATATCAACGTTTGTCCCTCAAAATCTGGCCACTGAATAATCTTGTGACGAATGTTGCTCAAGGCTTCCGACACTCTCCTTACACACCGGTGTACTGTTGATGGCGAGGTTCCAAATAGCCTACTAATTTCGCGCATGCTGTCTTGGTTGCTAATGTACCACAAATAAATCAGTATCTGCTTTCTGACAGAAAGACCTTCTTTACCATCAGACCTTTCTCTGTATTCAATTTGTGGCGTTAGTTCAACTGATAATCTTTCAAATGTATTCCTGCTAATGCGAAAATCTCGTCGAAAGTCTCTATCGCAGTATTGTGGCACTACATCCTCTACAAACCCAAAAACCTTCGGTGAATCCCTTCGTAGCTTCGTAAATGCCATAGCCACGTTGAAATCATCGTCAACCTCATCGTCCAGATCGAGTAAATCGTCAATAATGCTTATGACAAGAGCTGTGATAGCATTGGACGCCATATTTGTTTACTCGAGTTACACGACCCGGCGTATTCGATTCGAAATTAGGAGTATACATAAATGCGCATGCGCACTTGTGTATCTCGCGTCAGTAGAGTTACCGAATCGAATGCAGCCCTGGactccgtccagagagctaaaaaCCATGCCGAGCAGACGACAAAAATAGAACGCCGACCATGACCTTTCCGATGATGTAAGCGGTGTCGGTGTGCTTTATATACCGCGTTTATAGTTCCGACTTCGACAACGCGGAAATTCAGTGAGCAAGTAAACACAGTAGTCAAAAAGGCAAACAGAAATTTGGGCCTAATATTCAAGACCTTTAGTTGTATAAATGTAGAAATGTTTCTAAACCTTTACAAGTCACTAGTACGCCCCTATTTAGAAACAAATATCACTACATGGTCACCTATAAAATGTCTCTAGAAAACATCCAAAGAAGGGCCACTAAATTAGTTCCATCACTAAAAGATCTATCATATCCAGAACGCCTGCGTCATCTGGGACTTCCATCACTTGAATATAGGAGATTAAGAGCAGACATGGTTTAAACCTATAAACTGATTAACAATTTGGACATATCTAACCAACAAGTAATACCTACGCTTGATAACCTCAATACTAGAGGGAATTCCAAAAAACTTAAAAAGATTAGGTACAACACTAATATTAGGGGACAAGCTTTTAAAAATAGGATTGTAAATACATGGAATCGACTTCCCACACCAGTAGTAGATTCCCCGTCCCTAAATACTTTAAAATCTAGGCTCAATAGGCATTGGGTCAATCATCCAGTAAAGTTTTTACCTTCTTGCtactaatgtatatatataaaagttgtaTACGTGTCCTCTGCGCAACCTGCAAATGAGTGTACAACCATGAAGATGCGTCAACAGAAGCCACAAGCTTACAAGGACGTCGAATACTATGAACTATGAACTATTATTAGGCTAGCTAATACTTTGAGATTAGTGTTCTCATAGTATTAgataatccgaagggttctgatgtttATATCGCCTTTCAAGCTGTCTACGTAGTAAGTTAGAGGGACTGATTCGCAGAGCATCCCTATACTTGTAAATCTTTACTAATTTATTGTTCTAGtatcattattgttattattagtTTAACTAATACTTTGAGGGTAGCGTCCTTATAGTATTAGAGGGACTGATTACTCAGATCATTCactgtaaatattaattaattgttatactgttattgGTGTAAGTTAGCATATACTCTAGGATTAGTGTTCTCACATTATTAAAGACATTATATTCCTTCAATCACTACCTAGTAGTGCGATTCTGGTGACAGTATTGTCAGAGATAGAATGACTATATATCTAGTCATTCCTGACAATCATTGttgattattttaaattataaatcaCAGAATAGAATTGATACTGCCCGAGTTTCTTTATTAAATGagataaaatttcataaaagggaaactatggtggcatatttctgccatcgagtTGCCGACTTACGACTTAAAGATGTCGACATATTTCAGAGAAGATGTCGACATCATAAACAAATATCCGAGCACAAACACGATATAAAGTCGAGTTTCCGACTTACCTGTAGTTCTCACGGCATTTATCTCGGCAATTAAGTAAATAACTGGACACATTTTTCGAATTATGTCGACATATGTGTTTATGATGTCGACATCTTCTCAGAACACTCTTTTTACAAATTGCAAATCAGCAGATTCTGCCAGTGTAGAGTTTTCCAAAGTTTTCCTTGATTTtgctaatacatgtataccaaataaAGAAGTTACTATTAGGCCCAAAGATAAGCAATGGATGAATTctgatttgagaaaaaatatGAGAATACGTGATAGGTTGAGGAAAATAGCAATAAATTCCAAGCATCCAAGGGACATAACAATTTTTAAACGACAGAGGAATAAggtaaataacatgaaaaaatttGCAAGAACAtcattttatgataatgtaggtgatcttattgattattattattcagGAGATCCTAAAAACTATTGGAAGCTAATAAAGAGACTTATAAATAATTCAGGGACAGAGTCTATCCCTACTCTTATAGAcccaaacactggtcatatatCTGTCGATGATAAAGACAAGtcaaatttattaaatgaatatttttgtagTATTACTAATATTGATGATAATAATAGTGAAGTGCCTGTCTTAGAGCCAAAAACTAACAGCTCTTTAAATTCCTTATTAGTTACTTCTAATGAaatttgtgatgttttaaaaaatttaaagcTTGGAAAAGCCTCAGGTGAAGATGGTATAAGTCATCATATGCTTAAATACACAGCATATACAGTTTGTAAACCCCTTGAacttctttttaatttttctttatcTACTTGTATTTTTCCAAATATATGGAAAACAGCTAAAGTTATGCCCCTCTTTAAAAAAGGAGATAGGCATTCTATATCAAATTATCGTCCCATATCTCTTCTCTCTACTGTTGGGAAAGTGTTAGAAAGGGTTATTTTTAAGcacttgtataattatttttttgaaaatgcattATTTTATCGGTTTCAAGCAGGATTTATGCCTGGAAATTCAGCAGTATACCAACTAATTGAAATTTATCATAACATTTGTCTAAATCTAGAAGAAAAGAAACATACTTGTATGATTTTCTGTGACATTTCGAAAGCCTTTGACAGAGTCTGGCACAAAGGTCTCCTAACAAAGTTAAATTCATATGGTATTTCAGGTAACCTCTTGTCCTGGATAGAAAACTATTTAtgtaacagacaacaaaaagtatatattaaCAGTTCATCTTCTGATGCTGGTATGATAATGGCTGGAGTTCCCCAGGGCTCAATTCTAGGAcctcttctttttttaatatatattaatgacatagCTGATGAACTTGAGTCAACAGCACgtttatttgctgatgacacttctctTATAAAGTCGTCTTCTTCATGCCGAGAAATTGAATTAGTTTTAAACAGAgatttagaaaaattaaatcaGTGGGCAAAAACTTGGCTTGTTTCttttaatcctaataaaactgagataatttttatatcaaactccgacaatattgaagaaaatcttgatttaatttttgatggaacctttttaaattttagtagtTTACATAGACATCTTGGAgtaatatttaattcaaatgctAAATGGTCTGACCACGTTGATGAGATATACAAatcagtaatgaaaaaaataaatgttttaaggaaaattaaatatatgttaaagcGTGATGCTCTTTTAAGAATTTATAagtcatttattttacctgttctGGAATATGCATGTGAGGTTTGGGGCGGATGCTCTCAAGCTGACTCAGAAAAGTTAGAGCGGGCTCAGCTTGAAGCAGCTAGAATAATAACTGGTCTACCATCTTATAcaagaaaagaatttttatattttgaaacatctTTGGAACCACTTTCAGACAGAAGAGCTAAAAGAAATCTTCaattactttataaaataaaaaataatatgactCCAAGTTATCTATCTAACTTATTACCTCCTTCAGTGGGAAATAATAACCCTTACCCTTTAAGAAATAAGGACAATTTCAGAATTCCAAATTACAGACTCTCTTCTACAATAAACTCCTTCTTTCCCTCTACCTTAAGAAACTGGAACAATTTAGACGACAATGTTAAATCCATTTCTCTTTCTTCTTTCAAACTAGCTCTCTCTCAACCTATTTCTACTAGTCTGCCTTGCTACTATAATTATGGTGAAAGAAagtttaatataatacatacaaaattaagatataagtGTAGTTCTCTTAAGGATGATCTTTTTCGTGTAAATTTGGCAGAGGACTCTATTTGTGCAAACTGTggtaacatttgtgaaaatgtgcatcatttcttttttgaatgtccAATATATGCTACTGCTCGTGCTGAAATgttccaatattttaatgatttaaatatacatgtaaatttaaatttgttattatatggtaatgaaaacttggctttggaagtaaatagttatgtatttggatatgtgcagtctttcataaagtccagcagaagattttgaatatatatacttgtatctctttattatgtaaatgtatattgtatgttaaattatccaTTTTTCCTCCTAATTGTTACatgatttactatatattatacctatgtcattacttgtaaatattaacatgttgaatggagaaggcttcataagttgtaataacttgtgcctaatcctattgttcttgtttagacaataaaatatgtttaaagtcaatcTTCTCAGAAATACGTCGACATCTTTATGTCGTAAGTCGGCAAttcgatggcagaaatatgtcACCATAGGAAACagaaataaataacatataGAACTAGATTCTAGATATCTATATCTGTACTGATAGAGTGCATGCCACTTGAACGATTCTGTGAGAAAGTAAAAATATTGTATCTGAAGAATTCCAGAATTATATGTATTGAACTATTATTATTGCCTTGGGTTATTTCTTCAATCGAGAAGTGACTGGTAACATAAGATAGAAATCTTTTGACCTATGATTGAATGAGCGGACAGAATACCTCATCGGTTGCTTATCTCAAATCAAATTTATTGGTGTCTGTTTGCGCCGACGCATTTTGCACTTTGATGGACATAAATAACCGTCAGTAGATTTAATATTGTAAAACCTTTCAACTTACAATGGTCACGTACCCAGCAAGCATAACTATTGCTCGTTacttatttttgtattttccgGATATGTTCGACCGTTGTCAACTCAATTATTTTGACGTTTCCGGTAAATTCCAGTTATCTTCCCTTGCGTAAAAAGCAGTTCCTGTGTTTACGACGTATAACGTTGAAGACTTGTTCTAGTAAAAAAAGGTATTTAAGTTATTTGCAAGAACATCTCTCTAATAGGCCTATATCTTAAAACGTTGTAGtaccctaccctaccctatCCGAGGACCCCATTGGAAATAAGCTGTACATCGGCTTTCATGGACAATCCTAGGTAAAGCAAATTTACTCTAAAACAATAACGTGCAATAACGTTACATAACATGTAACTTATGTCAACTGTGATATTCAACAATATTTGTGATACTATTCATTAATCACTCATCATTTTCATCTATtatgaaattaagaaaatatggaaatgatgcaaatattgtataacatatatgtGATTTTATTGTACTGTgtatcacaggtgcctgactcaattttataaaataataacatatactaATAATAGAGtacagtacatataaatgagaaagttcagaacctttctcatttatatgtactctatatgttattattttataaaacgagtcaggcacctgtgtgTGTATGCTTTACCTGAattcatattattattattaccctAAACACTGTAGTACCCGGTTTTAATACAACGGTAATAATTTTAGGCAAAGCCAATGTGCAGCAGATCTACTTACTCCtatataacataagaggccgctggtcgggtcaatttggctctattaatataaatgacttcttctctgaaaccaagccaaggatattgctcctatttgcctgatagcatcactatggggtggggattaaaaattgtacaaaagtaGGGGatgaccccctgggggcctgaggggcgaggccaaaatgggtcaatatagctattttgatattaacgacttcttctctgaaactgagcaatggatatcactcatatttgcctggtagcatcactatggggtggggattcaaaattatacaaatgatggggctgacccccaaggggcctgaggggtggggccaaatgtggtcaattgggctatattgatataaacgacttcttctctgaaaccgatcaatggatattgctcatatttgcctgggaACATCACtattgggtagggattcaaaattatacaaatgatggggctgaccccccaggggcctgaggggtggggccaaatgtggtctattgggctatattgatataaacaacttcttctctgaaactgagcaatggatattgctcatataagcctggtagcattactatggggtggggattcaaaattgtacaattgacGGTGccgaccccctgggggctgaggtgtggggccaaaaggggtcaatttggctaaattgatatgaacaagttctctgaaacagctcatatttgactggtagcatccttttgggtagggattcaaaatttgcAGAAGGCGGGGTAAAAAGGGgtcactcacatttgtgtggtagcatccctatggggttgcgccaaaagtcaattttatttcatggattaatgcattttttggcataaaaacctcaagtacccatataaaatgcctatgatatactgacatagcaataccagtgacaaatatacttaattatcattcttgtttcatatctcatgaaatccaggtgaacGATACAGGTCCTCTGGGCCTCGAGCTCTTGTGTAATCTATGTTGTGTATAGCTCTtagataatgataaaaaatgtcTAAGAAATGTAATCAATATTGACTATAAATGTAACTAAACAGgagatatctaacagtgtcttcagaaataccaaatatatttcatgagtggggctaatattttgataattttcacaAATGTGCATAccgttagatattctgtttattacatttttgtagcAAAATATACTTTCAGTTTTCCCAATCGTCATTTGTAAggagtgttttgattggtcaaatcgaaaaaaaagttatatttttcacAAGAGTTGTTATTTTCTAGGTTGGTCAGTAATCCAAGATGTGTTTACAATACATTAGCACTAGGGTCTTTATAAGTCAGATGTACTTGTAATATTCTTTGGAACCATGGCCAGAAAGCTTAATGTTGATTAAAGGAAAGTCAACATGCAATACATGGAACTGAAAAGTAGATCCTAAActtgaaaaatgtatttgtaattaCATAATATTTTAACTTCATTGGGAGTGTTTTGTCATAATCACTAAAATATCCAGGGGAAGAAGGCAAGAAGAATCTCTATTGTGATAGGAGTGTTTTCCTGAGCAGCATTGTGATTTAACTCAACTATCTTTTGATGTTTATTGGTTAAATAGAGATGGTTGTAATTTGTATCACCTGAGATACATACCACTTGTTTGTATTACATCATATAGTAAGATTTGGCGAACAAAGTCGAAGAACAGTTCAGCAATTGTGACAGATTCTCTGAGATTATACCAGTTTGTTTTAAGTGATTTTATTTGACTTGATGAGACttctatttatttttgttattttcttcaGTTAAATGATCATGACCAATATGGACCAAGACAAGGCCAAAGTACTGTTTCGAGAGGGAGCCATATTGTTGTTCCTTGGTGTACCAGAAGGTACAGAGTTTGGTATCGACTACAATTCCTGGAAAGTTGGAGCTCAGTTCCGGGGTGTGAAAATGATACCACCTGGGGTTCACTTTGtttactacaggtaatactatTTCCTTATTTTTGGCCAACCATCATTTAATAGATGGTGgccatttctcagaaagttgTTCATAAATCTGTTTTGAATTTCATCAGTAGGTTCCTCTTATATTAGGTGaagtttgttgtttttatttctcaGAGTTTTGGATGGAATTTTCTAAAATTTCTTATGTATGTTCCTCTTGTTTTCAAAAAATCAGGAGGAAGAAGAGGAAAGCATCTGGGATTTCTTGTACACATTTTTAATTACACAGAAACATTAATATAAGGAACAGTTCTGACAATCTAAATTGAAAAGCCTCTATAATTTGTTTAAGTCTTTGTTCCATGAGTTCAAACTATAAAGGTGAATTggattttaatgtaaaatgtctttATTCTGTAAATTTTCATTATAAGATTATACCAAAAATGGGGAATAATACCATATTTTACATCTTCTCTTTGTTATGGGAGTTCATTCTCATTTCTGTTACAAATGAAATTGGTTGAATCACTCTTCAAACCATGACACCATGACCTCTATACTGGAACTTAGAGGAATATGGTTATGTCTAGTTTTTGTACTGAggatattttttcaacatttttagcccaccatcatcagatggtgggctattcaaatcgccctgcgtccgtggtccgtggtccgtccctccgtccgtccgtaaacaattcttgttatcgctaatcctcagaaagtactgaagggatctttctcaaatttcatatgtaggttccccttggtgcctagttatgcatattgcattttgagaccgatcggaaaacaagatggccgacagacagccatcttggattttgacaattgaagtttgttatctctatttctcagaaagtaatgaagggatctttctcaaatttcatatgcaggttcccctcggtgcctagttatgcatattgcattttgagactgatcagaaaacaacatggccgacaggcagccatcttggattttgacaattgaagattgttatcactatttctcagaaagtaatgaagggatctttctgaaatttcatatgcaggttcccctcggtgcttagttatgcatattacattttgagactaaacataaaagcaacatggccgacaggcagccatcttggattttgacaattgaagtttgttatcgctgttttctcacaaagtactgaagggatctttctcaaatttcatatgtaggttcctcttggtgccttgttatgcatattgcattttgagactgatcagaaaacaacatggccgacaggcagccatcttggattttgacaattgaagtttgttatcgctatttctcagaaagcactgaagggatctttctgaaatttcatttgcaggttcccctcggtgcttagttatgcatattgcattttgtgactaatcagaaaacaacatggccgacaggcagccatcttggattttgacaattgaagtttgttatcgctatttctgagaaagtactgaagggatctttctcaaatttcatatgtaggttcccctcagtgcctagtttttcatattgggaccaatccgaaaacaacatggccgacagacagccatcttggattttgacaattgaagtttgttatcgctatttctcagaaagcactgaagggatctttctcaaatttcatatgtaggttcctcttggtgccttgttatgcatattgcattttgagactgatcagaaaacaacatggccgacaggcagccatcttggattttgacaattgaagtttgttatcgctatttctcagaaagcactgaagggatctttctcaaatttcatatgtaggttcctcttggtgccttgttatgcatattgcattttgagactgatcagaaaacaacatggccgacaggcagccatcttggattttgacaattgaagtttgttatcgctatttctcagaaagcactgaagggatctttctgaaatttcatttgcaggttcccctcggtgcttagttatgcatattgcattttgtgactaatcagaaaacaacatggccgacaggcagccatcttggattttgacaattgaagtttgttatcgctatttctgagaaagtactgaagggatctttctcaaatttcatatgtaggttcccctcagtgcctagtttttcatattgggaccaatccgaaaacaacatggccgacagacagccattatcgctaaatcttaaattttatatatataggttccccttgtttgaaaagtactagagggctgtttctgaatttacacagattagtaatataagacttagaggaagggaaaagtagagaaaagatcaatctgacatagaacctataaagatcattcaatggtgggcgccaagatccctctgggatctcttgttataaaatacacatttaGATGATGAATTCATTGCTCATGTTGAAGTATTTTATGTGCCTTTTGCTCATGACATGACTAGCATAAGTGTTTTTGAATGCCAGTGTTTATGTCAGTATTTGTATTCTACAGTGCCTGTACCAAAGAAGGGGAAACAGGTCCCAGAACTGGGTTCTTTTACAACTTTAAGCAGAGGGAAATTGTTGTACGGAAATGGGACAACCAATTAGAAGGTAAGTTTGGCATCTGTCAGTATACCCATATCTACATGATTCAAGAGAAActaaaaaaactgaaatatgaaaaaaagtttaagATGCTATAGCAGCGATAGCCTAGACACTGCCTGTCActcaaataatgaaaataacaaaagaaaaaaattacaataGTGTCCttttaataatcattttaaagaCCTTAAGTTATAAACCCACCAGAAGGACTTGTTGTGTTGATCTTTGATTGGCAGACTAGTCAATATTCATG
This genomic stretch from Pecten maximus chromosome 13, xPecMax1.1, whole genome shotgun sequence harbors:
- the LOC117340220 gene encoding putative nuclease HARBI1, with the protein product MASNAITALVISIIDDLLDLDDEVDDDFNVAMAFTKLRRDSPKVFGFVEDVVPQYCDRDFRRDFRISRNTFERLSVELTPQIEYRERSDGKEGLSVRKQILIYLWYISNQDSMREISRLFGTSPSTVHRCVRRVSEALSNIRHKIIQWPDFEGQTLISEAIEDKVGIPNVIGFIDGTHIRLTKVPSNDTDYVNRKGYPSIVLQLIVDDSLLIRDCYVGWPGSTHDARVYRNSPIYHALQRGHIIEGNNFIIGDGAYPLSRFLMTPFRDCGRLTAAQKHYNRTVSSIRQTVERAIGHIKGRFRRLRDVYCEDIEDVCHLIVSACVLHNVCVLCDDGVADYLDGNMANNIVNNYPPVFPNTTAGINKRNQLVQLLSS